The genomic window CTACTCAAGATATTTTGATGGCAGACAGCCGGGAGAAGCACCTTATACACTTATGGACTACTTCCCTGATGACTATCTGCTTATAGTTGATGAGTCCCACGTTACTATCCCACAGGTCAGGGCTATGTATAACGGGGACAGAAGAAGGAAAGAAAATCTCGTTAAATACGGCTGGAGAATGAAATCTGCCTATGATAACAGGCCACTGAAGTTTGAGGAGTTTCTACAAAAAATAGAAAGGGCTATATACGTATCAGCAACCCCTGCAGACTGGGAAATAGAAAGAAGCAAAGGTGTAATAGTAGAGCAGATTATCAGACCAACAGGACTACTTGACCCTGAAATAGAAGTTAGACCAACAGAAGGACAGATAGACGACCTTATAAATGAGATATGGAATATAAAAGAAAGAGGAGAAAGGGCTATTGTTATTACCCTTACAAAGAAAATGGCAGAAAATCTTGCAGACTATCTGGAAGAAAGGGATATTAAGGCTATTTATCTACACTCTGAGATAGACACAATAGAAAGGGCAAAAATAATAAAAGAGCTGAGGGAAGGGAAATACGACGTTATAGTTGGTGTAAATCTCCTTAGAGAAGGAATTGACATGCCTGAGGTTTCTCTGGTTGCTGTTTTAGATGCAGATAAACAAGGTTTCCTCAGGTCTACAACAGCACTTATCCAGATAATAGGAAGGGCAGCAAGAAATGTCCACGGAAAAGCTATTTTATATGCTGACAAAATTACTCCAGCTATGAAAAAAGCTATAGAAGAAACAAACAGGAGAAGAAAGATACAGCAAGAATACAACGAAAAACACGGCATAACTCCAAAATCAGTTAAAAAAGAAATTAAAGACCTTATATCCCTTGAAGAGATTGGTATTTACGAATATGCCGATTATATTCCAGAAGATGTAGAAACAGAAGAAGACCTTATGAAAAAGATAGAAGAGCTTGAAAAACAGATGTGGAAAGCTGCAGAAAACTGGGAGTTTGAAAAGGCAGCAGAATTAAGAGACCAAATAGAAAAACTCAGAAAATTAGTTGGTGTAGTTAAATAAGTTAGATATTATTTTTACTTGCTTTATGTAGTTGTTAGCTCTCTTTTAGCTGTATTTTTAAACTGCAAAAGCTTTTGAAAGAGTTTAGTTGATATATCTTTAATCATCTCCAGTTGATTTTTATTTTCTTTGCCTTCCAGGATACCTTTGGAGACAGCATGAAATTCACAATGAAGGTCATAAATTTCATTAAATAAAGTTTTTAAATTTTCTGGTAGTTTTTCTACACATTCATCTTTTATGATATCTATTGCTTTTCCAAATGCACATGAATGGCAATCTGTAGGCTGAAATTCTATTTTTCCATCTATTGCTTTTTCAAGTTTATTAATATATATCGCATGTTGAGACAGATAGATATCTATTTCTTCTGCAAGTTCTTTTATTTTATTCACTGCTGCCCTCCCAATCTATACTTTTATATTTTTTGTATTTAATTATAAAGAAGTAACTATAAATTTTTATGGAATAAATCATATAGCTTAAAGTCTAATCAAAAGAAACCGATAATTGTAGTAAATAAAAGTCAGGCGAAAAAAAGATGTTTACAGAAAGTAAAACAGAACTTATGATATGGTTGTTTTTATTTGCGATGATAATTGCAATCTTTCTGTTAGATAATTCTCTTTCTTCAAATCTGCAAACTCCACAGGTAAGTATAACAGTGAATTTTTAGACATATATATCTATTTTGTGATTTCCTTCTTTTTTTGGATTTTCAGTTTCCATTTTTTTCTTTTCTGATTTCTTTTTAGGTCTTCTATAAACAGTCCATAATCTTTTCTGCGCTTTTTCGTCTGTAGAAGGCTTTATTCTTAAAACATTAGCAATATCTGGCCAATCCATATAATACACCTCCCCCTTATAAATATGAAAGTTTTTTTCTAAAAGGCAAATTTTTATTTCTTCATTCTTTTTTCTTTAACGCTTTCAGGCATTTCAAGGGTTAACACTGTTATAAGCCATATAAAAGTTATAATGCCCAGGAATATGAAAACTGCCTTATGTCCGTATTGGAGTAGATAACCTGCTGATGCACCACCTACAAAAGCACCAAGAAATTGGGCAGTATTGAAAACTCCAGAAGCAGTTCCTTTAACCTGTGGTTTTGCATATCTACTCATAAGAGAAGGCATAATTGGTTCTAGCATCATAAATCCTGTGAAGTAAACAATTATAGCTATTATTGCAGGAACAAACTGGTTTTCAAATTTTATAAATAGACCAAATGAGAGTATAAGAATAAGGATTGCTACTATTTTGACTTCTTTGATTAAACCTTTTTTCTCGGCAATTATAGTAGAAGGCACCATAAGGGTAAGACCTACCAAGAACATTACCAGATATACTTTCCATAAATCTCCTACATCCATAAATTGCTTCAGAATTAATGGAGCAGCTGTAAAAACAGCAGTAAGCCCCATATGAAGAACAAACATCCCAAAGTCCATTTTAAGCAGGTTTTTATCTTTTAAAACTGTCCCAAGATATGAACCTGTAAATTCTGCATCTTCATGGTGGACAATTACTTTAGGTCTCGGTATTCCCCAGATTATATATGGAATAGAGATCAGAGCCAGAAGGGCTGTAAATCCGAATACCCCTGCAAGCCCAAAATGTGCAGCTATCCATGGTCCCAAAACCATACCAAAAGCAAAAGCCATTCCTATGGAAGCACCTATTGTTGCCATTGCCCTGGTTCTGATTTCTTCACGGGTAAGGTCTGCTATAAGTGCTATAACAACAGAGGAAACAGCACCCATACCCTGTAAAAATCTACCTGCTATAAGGAGGTATATATTCTCTTGCAGTGAGGCATAAGCTGCCAGAAGACTACCGAAAACAAATATTATTGTTGAAAATATAAGAATTGGTATTCTACCTATTTTGTCACTTAAAAGTCCGTAAGGTATCTGAAAAAATGCTTGTGTTAAACCGTAAGCACCAATTGCAAGACCAACTAAAAATGATGTTGCTCCGGGAAAATCATGGGCATAAATACTGAGCACAGGTAAAACCAGAAACAGTCCCAGCATTCTAAGAGAAAATATTGCAGAAAGTCCAAGAGTTGCCTTTTTTTCCTCAGGGGTAAAATCTTTGTCTATCAATTACTCCACCTCTGCAGTTAATATTTATTAACTAATTATACTCCTCAAAAACATAAGGTTTAATATTATCTATATCATAAAAACTTTAATCCTTAATA from Persephonella sp. includes these protein-coding regions:
- a CDS encoding MFS transporter; its protein translation is MIDKDFTPEEKKATLGLSAIFSLRMLGLFLVLPVLSIYAHDFPGATSFLVGLAIGAYGLTQAFFQIPYGLLSDKIGRIPILIFSTIIFVFGSLLAAYASLQENIYLLIAGRFLQGMGAVSSVVIALIADLTREEIRTRAMATIGASIGMAFAFGMVLGPWIAAHFGLAGVFGFTALLALISIPYIIWGIPRPKVIVHHEDAEFTGSYLGTVLKDKNLLKMDFGMFVLHMGLTAVFTAAPLILKQFMDVGDLWKVYLVMFLVGLTLMVPSTIIAEKKGLIKEVKIVAILILILSFGLFIKFENQFVPAIIAIIVYFTGFMMLEPIMPSLMSRYAKPQVKGTASGVFNTAQFLGAFVGGASAGYLLQYGHKAVFIFLGIITFIWLITVLTLEMPESVKEKRMKK
- a CDS encoding CZB domain-containing protein — encoded protein: MNKIKELAEEIDIYLSQHAIYINKLEKAIDGKIEFQPTDCHSCAFGKAIDIIKDECVEKLPENLKTLFNEIYDLHCEFHAVSKGILEGKENKNQLEMIKDISTKLFQKLLQFKNTAKRELTTT